One segment of Streptomyces bathyalis DNA contains the following:
- the hpaB gene encoding 4-hydroxyphenylacetate 3-monooxygenase, oxygenase component, with the protein MAARTGKEYLERLSASRPTVHIQGETLTGGVQDHPAFRNVVRTYAELYDLQHADEHKEVLTYTSPTSGERVNTSFLTPKAPEDLVKRRKAFKIWADHSNGMLGRTGDYMNSSLMALASAADWFAESRPEFGENIRRYYEKVREEDLLCTHTLIPPQVNRSVSGTEQGGGKLSARIVDEDDNGVVIRGARMLATIAPFADEMLVFPSTVLRGTPEDKPYSYAFAIPNDTKGLRYIAREPLDYDRPRHDHPLGSRFEESDCVVVFDDVHVPYERCFVLGDPELCNGFYSRTSSQVHMTHQVVTRTSAKTEYILGLVSLLTEAIGLEQFQHVQEDIAEIIATLETLRAFLRAAEADAEINEFGVLTPAFAPLNAARNLYPKLYQRFPQILRKLGASGLMATPTELDVTGPAAADIEAYLQSATLTGPERVKLFRLVWDTCISAFSSRQALYEYYFFGDPVRMAGAYVKSYDREPYKARVQAFLDRD; encoded by the coding sequence ATGGCCGCGCGCACCGGCAAGGAATATCTGGAGCGGCTGTCCGCCTCCCGCCCCACCGTGCACATCCAGGGCGAGACCCTCACCGGAGGCGTCCAGGACCATCCCGCGTTCCGCAACGTGGTCCGTACGTATGCGGAGCTGTACGACCTCCAGCACGCCGACGAGCACAAGGAAGTCCTCACCTACACTTCCCCCACTTCCGGCGAACGGGTCAACACCTCCTTCCTCACCCCGAAGGCCCCCGAGGACCTGGTCAAGCGGCGCAAGGCGTTCAAGATCTGGGCCGACCACAGCAACGGCATGCTGGGCCGCACCGGCGACTACATGAACAGCTCCCTGATGGCGCTGGCTTCGGCCGCCGACTGGTTCGCCGAGTCCCGGCCCGAGTTCGGCGAGAACATCCGCCGCTATTACGAGAAGGTCCGCGAAGAGGACCTGCTGTGCACCCACACCCTCATCCCGCCGCAGGTCAACCGCTCCGTCTCCGGTACGGAACAGGGCGGCGGCAAGCTGTCGGCCAGGATCGTCGACGAGGACGACAACGGAGTCGTCATCCGCGGCGCCCGCATGCTTGCCACGATCGCCCCGTTCGCCGACGAGATGCTCGTCTTCCCCTCGACCGTGCTGCGCGGCACCCCCGAGGACAAGCCGTACAGCTACGCCTTCGCCATCCCCAACGACACCAAGGGCCTGCGCTACATCGCCCGCGAGCCGCTGGACTACGACCGGCCGCGCCACGACCACCCGCTCGGCTCGCGCTTCGAGGAGTCCGACTGCGTCGTCGTCTTCGACGACGTCCACGTCCCGTACGAGCGCTGCTTCGTGCTCGGCGACCCCGAACTGTGCAACGGCTTCTACTCCCGGACCTCCTCCCAGGTGCACATGACCCATCAGGTCGTCACACGCACCTCGGCCAAGACCGAGTACATCCTCGGGCTGGTCTCCCTGCTGACCGAGGCCATCGGCCTTGAGCAGTTCCAGCACGTACAGGAGGACATCGCGGAGATCATCGCAACGCTGGAGACGCTGCGAGCGTTCCTGCGCGCGGCGGAGGCGGACGCAGAGATCAACGAATTCGGCGTGCTGACCCCGGCGTTCGCGCCGCTCAATGCGGCGCGCAACCTCTACCCCAAGCTCTACCAGCGCTTTCCGCAGATCCTGCGCAAGCTCGGCGCGTCCGGCCTGATGGCGACCCCGACCGAACTCGACGTCACCGGTCCCGCCGCGGCCGACATCGAGGCCTACCTGCAGTCGGCGACCCTGACCGGTCCCGAGCGGGTCAAGCTCTTCAGGCTGGTCTGGGACACGTGCATCTCCGCGTTCTCCAGCCGCCAGGCGCTGTATG
- a CDS encoding flavin reductase family protein, which produces MSLKSPPPVPVREGVADHAPPPPGPGALRACMARFATGVTVVTYTDGDPDGDGDPRGATMNSFTSVSADPPLVLISVARRARCHDQLIGRPFCVNVLGAEQEPLARLFAGSRGIAEPSWVPDARIPRLHNPLAWFECEPWRSYNCGDHTLVVGRVTDLGHRDGDALTYAWSRFGTTVQSTDGIEHLI; this is translated from the coding sequence ATGTCCCTCAAGTCCCCTCCACCCGTCCCCGTACGGGAGGGCGTTGCCGACCACGCCCCACCACCGCCCGGCCCCGGCGCGCTTCGAGCCTGCATGGCCCGCTTCGCCACCGGCGTCACCGTCGTGACCTACACCGACGGCGATCCCGACGGAGACGGTGACCCGCGCGGTGCCACGATGAACTCCTTCACGTCGGTCTCCGCCGATCCCCCTCTGGTGCTCATCAGCGTGGCCCGACGGGCCCGATGCCACGACCAGTTGATCGGCCGCCCGTTCTGCGTGAACGTCCTCGGCGCCGAACAGGAGCCGCTGGCCCGCCTGTTCGCCGGTTCCCGCGGTATCGCCGAACCGAGCTGGGTTCCCGACGCCCGCATCCCGCGACTGCACAACCCGCTCGCCTGGTTCGAGTGCGAGCCCTGGCGCTCCTACAACTGCGGCGACCACACCCTCGTCGTCGGACGCGTCACCGATCTCGGACACCGCGACGGGGACGCCCTCACCTACGCCTGGAGCCGCTTCGGCACCACGGTCCAATCCACCGACGGCATCGAACACCTCATCTGA